From the genome of Flavobacterium luteolum, one region includes:
- a CDS encoding arylsulfatase: MKINITLKKSMYLFLLCLLPGITPKASAQADPQQVTKEQFKGKISLDVRDSKEDWGPYTPKAAPKGSPNILFILYDDTGLAAWSPYGGAINMPTMQKLADNGLTYTQWHTTALCSPTRSTLLTGRNHHLNGMAAITEAAAGYPGASGRLPKQVATIGQVLQDNGWSTFWIGKDHNVPEQDVASGGDRSTWPLQMGFDRYYGFLGGETNQWYPDLVEDNHFVDAPASPEDGYHLSKDLADHALEYLRDQQATNPSKPWFMWYCPGANHAPHHAPQEYIDKYKGKFDGGYEAYRQWVLPRMIAKGVIPAGTKYAPFNPLPKNVANEGDAVLEWSKLSADEKKLFSKLAEVYAGFSEYTDAQVGRVIDYLEKTGQLENTVVIYAADNGASGEGSPSGSVNENKFFNGYPDELKENLKLIDKLGGPDTYEHYPTGWAAAFSTPFKMFKRYSEYAGGTCDPLVISWPKGIKARGEVRNQFHHSTDIVPTLLDICGVEMPKVYRGVPQYPLSGVSMRYSFDATPDAKTQKHIQYFAMLGSRALWKDGWKAVALHTPLVGKGNFDKDEWELYNTDVDRAETNNLAKKNPDKLKELIADWNAEAAKNLVLPLDDRSAIEVLGIERPSSEAPRDQYVYYPGTAPVPEGVAVNVRGRNYKIVADVDVKDANASGVIFAHGSRFGGHSLFLKNKKLYYVYNFLGISPEQKFVSNVDITPGKHVFGMEFTREKAGPNGESIGTMKLYIDGKEVASGPMRTQSGKFTLSGDGLCVGFDSGDAVSSEYKTPGTFKGGEIIGVGINVGKIEYTDLNSEAKRAMKRD; encoded by the coding sequence ATGAAAATCAATATTACACTTAAGAAGAGTATGTATTTGTTCTTACTATGTCTCTTACCGGGAATAACCCCAAAGGCTTCTGCACAGGCCGACCCTCAACAAGTAACTAAAGAGCAGTTTAAAGGAAAAATTAGTCTTGACGTTCGCGATTCTAAAGAAGACTGGGGACCTTATACTCCTAAGGCTGCTCCCAAAGGCTCCCCAAATATCTTATTCATTTTATACGATGATACCGGATTAGCCGCTTGGTCCCCTTATGGAGGAGCTATTAATATGCCTACTATGCAAAAATTGGCAGATAATGGTTTGACTTATACACAATGGCATACAACAGCATTGTGTTCGCCAACACGTTCTACTCTATTAACAGGACGTAATCACCATTTAAACGGAATGGCAGCAATTACAGAAGCTGCTGCAGGATATCCTGGCGCAAGTGGAAGATTACCAAAACAAGTTGCTACCATCGGACAGGTTTTGCAGGATAATGGATGGAGTACTTTTTGGATAGGAAAAGACCATAATGTTCCTGAGCAGGATGTCGCATCTGGAGGAGACCGAAGCACTTGGCCTCTTCAAATGGGATTTGATCGATATTATGGATTTCTTGGAGGTGAAACCAATCAATGGTATCCTGATCTAGTAGAAGATAATCATTTTGTTGACGCTCCAGCTAGCCCAGAAGATGGTTATCATTTGTCTAAAGATTTAGCAGATCACGCATTAGAATATCTTCGTGATCAGCAAGCAACAAATCCTTCTAAACCTTGGTTTATGTGGTATTGTCCTGGTGCAAATCATGCTCCTCACCATGCTCCTCAAGAATATATCGACAAATACAAAGGTAAATTTGATGGAGGTTATGAGGCATATAGACAATGGGTTTTACCTCGTATGATTGCAAAAGGAGTAATTCCTGCAGGAACTAAGTATGCTCCATTTAATCCGCTTCCTAAAAATGTTGCCAATGAAGGTGATGCCGTTTTAGAATGGAGCAAATTAAGTGCCGACGAAAAGAAACTATTCTCGAAATTGGCTGAAGTATATGCTGGTTTTTCAGAATATACTGACGCTCAAGTGGGACGTGTAATTGATTATTTAGAAAAAACGGGGCAGTTAGAAAATACAGTAGTTATTTATGCTGCAGACAATGGTGCTTCAGGAGAAGGTTCGCCTTCAGGCTCTGTAAACGAAAACAAATTCTTTAACGGATATCCTGATGAATTAAAAGAAAATTTAAAATTGATTGATAAATTAGGTGGCCCTGATACTTATGAACACTACCCTACAGGATGGGCAGCCGCTTTCTCAACTCCATTTAAAATGTTTAAAAGATATAGCGAATATGCAGGAGGAACTTGTGACCCGTTAGTAATTTCTTGGCCAAAAGGAATTAAAGCCCGAGGAGAGGTTCGTAATCAATTTCATCATTCAACAGATATCGTTCCAACACTACTTGATATTTGTGGAGTCGAAATGCCAAAAGTATATCGAGGAGTTCCACAATACCCGTTATCTGGAGTATCCATGCGTTACAGCTTTGATGCTACACCTGATGCAAAAACACAAAAACACATTCAGTATTTTGCAATGCTTGGTAGCCGTGCTTTATGGAAAGATGGATGGAAAGCTGTTGCTTTACATACTCCATTGGTTGGAAAAGGAAATTTTGACAAAGACGAATGGGAACTATACAACACAGATGTTGATAGAGCCGAAACTAACAATTTAGCTAAAAAAAATCCAGACAAATTAAAAGAATTAATTGCTGACTGGAATGCAGAAGCTGCTAAAAATCTTGTATTACCACTAGATGACCGTTCTGCAATCGAAGTTTTAGGAATTGAAAGACCTTCATCTGAAGCTCCTCGTGATCAATATGTTTACTATCCGGGAACTGCCCCAGTACCAGAAGGGGTTGCCGTAAATGTACGTGGCCGTAATTATAAAATTGTTGCAGATGTTGATGTAAAAGATGCGAATGCTTCGGGAGTAATTTTTGCTCACGGCTCTCGTTTTGGAGGACACTCTTTGTTTTTGAAAAACAAAAAATTATACTATGTATATAATTTCTTAGGAATTTCTCCCGAGCAAAAATTCGTTTCAAATGTTGATATTACGCCAGGAAAACATGTTTTTGGAATGGAATTTACTCGTGAAAAAGCAGGTCCAAATGGCGAATCAATAGGAACA
- a CDS encoding quinone-dependent dihydroorotate dehydrogenase, with protein sequence MYKLIIRPILFCFDPEKVHYFTFSFVKFISKIPGVSAIIRSIYEVKDARLEKEVFGIKFKNPVGLAAGFDKDAKLYKELGDFGFGFIEIGTVTPVGQEGNPKKRLFRLKEDQAIINRMGFNNGGVLEAVERLKKNSGVLIGGNIGKNKVTDNEDAVKDYIICFDALFNHVDYFVVNVSSPNTPNLRALQDKEPLTALLQTLQNRNVEKQKTSTQKIKPILLKIAPDLTDEQLLDIIDIVKTTQIAGVIATNTTISREGLQSANQTETGGLSGKPLTKRSTEVIRFLSEKSNKAFPIIGVGGIHSADDAIEKLNAGASLVQLYTGFIYEGPALIKAINKKVLEQL encoded by the coding sequence ATGTATAAATTGATAATTCGCCCGATACTTTTTTGTTTTGATCCTGAAAAAGTGCATTATTTTACTTTTTCTTTTGTAAAATTCATTTCAAAAATCCCAGGAGTTTCGGCAATTATAAGATCAATTTATGAAGTAAAAGATGCTCGATTAGAAAAAGAAGTTTTCGGAATTAAATTTAAAAACCCAGTTGGACTTGCAGCTGGTTTTGATAAAGATGCAAAACTGTATAAAGAACTTGGTGATTTTGGTTTTGGTTTTATCGAAATAGGAACTGTAACGCCAGTTGGACAGGAAGGAAATCCGAAGAAACGTTTGTTCCGTTTAAAAGAAGACCAAGCGATTATTAACCGAATGGGATTTAATAATGGCGGTGTTTTGGAAGCGGTAGAACGTTTGAAAAAGAATTCGGGTGTTTTGATTGGAGGAAATATCGGAAAAAATAAAGTAACCGATAATGAAGATGCTGTAAAAGATTATATCATTTGTTTCGATGCTTTGTTTAATCATGTAGATTATTTTGTAGTGAATGTAAGTTCGCCAAATACACCAAATTTGAGAGCTCTACAAGATAAAGAACCGTTAACGGCTTTACTGCAAACTTTGCAGAACAGAAATGTTGAAAAGCAAAAAACAAGCACTCAAAAAATAAAACCAATTCTTTTAAAAATTGCTCCAGACTTAACAGACGAGCAATTATTGGATATTATTGATATTGTAAAAACAACTCAAATTGCAGGTGTAATTGCTACAAATACTACAATTTCAAGAGAAGGATTACAATCTGCCAATCAAACAGAAACTGGAGGTTTGTCTGGAAAACCTTTAACAAAACGTTCTACAGAAGTCATTCGTTTTCTTTCGGAAAAAAGCAATAAAGCATTCCCGATTATTGGAGTGGGAGGAATTCATTCTGCAGATGATGCAATTGAAAAACTAAATGCAGGAGCAAGTTTGGTGCAATTGTATACCGGTTTTATTTATGAAGGCCCAGCATTGATAAAAGCAATCAACAAAAAAGTTTTAGAGCAATTATAA
- a CDS encoding DUF3307 domain-containing protein produces the protein MILFIKLLLAHLLGDFIWQPNSWVADKEIKKHKSIYLYIHILLHGVLAAILVGEISFIPYAVLIAVTHGIIDLIKLNFQKNKTKRTWFIVDQIAHILVLIGVVLLYENKTIINFWQNNTFWILITGILLLTKPTSIFIKTIISIWAPESKNSHQDNSLIAAGNYIGILERLFVFGFILTGHFEAIGFLLAAKSIFRFGDLKEAKDRKLTEYVMIGTLISFGIAILTGLSVQALLL, from the coding sequence ATGATTTTATTTATAAAACTGCTTCTTGCTCATTTGTTAGGTGATTTTATCTGGCAGCCCAATTCTTGGGTCGCCGACAAAGAAATTAAAAAACACAAAAGTATTTACCTGTATATCCATATTTTACTGCATGGAGTTTTAGCCGCAATTTTGGTGGGCGAAATCAGCTTTATTCCTTACGCAGTTTTAATTGCTGTTACACACGGAATTATCGATTTAATCAAACTGAATTTTCAGAAAAACAAAACCAAACGTACTTGGTTTATTGTTGATCAAATTGCGCATATTCTTGTTCTAATTGGTGTAGTGCTTCTTTATGAAAACAAAACCATAATTAACTTTTGGCAGAATAATACCTTTTGGATTCTCATTACTGGAATCTTACTGTTAACCAAACCTACTTCAATTTTTATAAAAACTATAATCTCAATATGGGCTCCTGAAAGCAAAAACAGCCATCAGGATAATTCTCTGATAGCTGCTGGAAATTATATTGGTATTTTAGAACGCTTGTTTGTTTTCGGATTTATTTTAACAGGACATTTTGAAGCAATCGGATTTCTATTGGCCGCAAAATCTATTTTTAGATTCGGAGATTTAAAAGAAGCCAAAGATAGAAAATTGACCGAATATGTAATGATTGGAACTTTAATCAGTTTTGGAATTGCAATACTTACTGGATTATCCGTTCAAGCGTTACTTTTATAA
- a CDS encoding hydroxymethylglutaryl-CoA lyase, with protein MSKEIKIIECPRDAMQGIKDFIPTKNKVTYIQALLRVGFDTIDFGSFVSPKAILQMQDTAEVLEQLDLSQTSSKLLSIIANTQGAITAASYEQIQYLGFPFSISENFQMRNTHKTIAESLITLEEILEVADKKKKEVVTYLSMGFGNPYGDPWNVEIVAEWTEKLAGLGVKILSLSDTVGTSTPEVITYLFSDLIPKYPEIEFGAHLHTTPDSWFEKIDAAAKAGCIRFDGAIQGFGGCPMATDKLTGNMPTEKLVSYFTANKKITGLNSLSFESAYNEASKLFGKFH; from the coding sequence TTGAGTAAAGAAATCAAAATTATCGAATGCCCTCGAGATGCCATGCAAGGCATTAAGGATTTTATTCCAACAAAAAATAAAGTTACTTACATACAAGCTTTGTTGCGAGTTGGCTTTGATACCATTGATTTTGGAAGTTTTGTTTCTCCAAAAGCTATTCTGCAAATGCAGGATACTGCCGAAGTCCTAGAACAGCTTGATTTGTCGCAAACGTCCAGTAAACTGCTTTCTATTATTGCCAATACACAAGGTGCTATAACAGCTGCAAGTTATGAGCAGATTCAATATCTAGGTTTTCCATTTTCTATTTCAGAGAACTTTCAAATGCGTAACACGCACAAAACTATTGCAGAGTCTCTAATTACTCTTGAAGAAATTCTTGAAGTGGCCGATAAAAAAAAGAAAGAGGTTGTAACTTATCTTTCTATGGGATTCGGTAATCCGTATGGAGATCCTTGGAATGTTGAAATTGTTGCAGAATGGACAGAAAAATTGGCAGGATTGGGCGTAAAAATTTTATCGCTTTCTGATACTGTCGGAACTTCTACACCAGAAGTAATTACCTATTTGTTTTCAGATTTAATTCCGAAATATCCTGAAATTGAGTTTGGAGCTCATTTGCATACAACTCCAGACAGCTGGTTCGAAAAAATTGATGCCGCAGCAAAAGCAGGTTGTATCCGTTTTGATGGCGCTATTCAAGGTTTTGGAGGATGCCCAATGGCAACCGATAAACTGACAGGGAATATGCCGACAGAAAAGCTCGTTTCTTATTTTACTGCAAATAAAAAAATAACCGGACTTAATTCTCTTAGCTTCGAAAGCGCTTACAACGAAGCTTCAAAATTGTTCGGAAAGTTTCATTAA